In Trichoderma atroviride chromosome 2, complete sequence, one DNA window encodes the following:
- a CDS encoding uncharacterized protein (TransMembrane:6 (i159-176o188-206i227-246o252-273i285-305o376-393i)), whose amino-acid sequence MSLRRQSGARRVPDTPRIISPSPTPSERDVQDYVGPMTRSRRKAPTQQAVEELSDEEDLDSASGIRRSRTRSRSPIDSRGVPRMTPKTSKTSTSQKLELDGIMATTTATRLATTNGHLAPPLPATPTGWSWRDFSRSPSPLGLIPIHRHWRTFVHKHEVPRKVLHVSIGFFVVWLYSSGTQTSAVPPYLMSALIPITTVDWLRHRYASFNRVYVKVLGALMRESEYAGWNGVIFYLLGAWITLYFFPKDVGVIAVLLLSWCDTAASTFGRLWGKYTPRLRRGKSLAGSLAAFIVGVATSYLWYGWLVPTIGPMPGDENFMFKGTLSLPQAFTEAVGLPESLASVSGPVALGIMSVWSGFVASASEVADLFGWDDNLTIPVLSGLGIWGFLKLFG is encoded by the coding sequence ATGTCGCTCCGCCGCCAGTCGGGCGCCCGCCGCGTCCCGGACACGCCTCGCATCATCTCGCCGAGCCCGACACCGTCAGAACGAGACGTGCAGGATTACGTGGGCCCAATGACCCGGAGTCGAAGAAAGGCCCCGACGCAGCaggcggtggaggagctgaGCGACGAGGAGGACCTCGATAGTGCTTCCGGCATCCGGAGATCCCGTACAAGAAGCCGCTCGCCCATCGACTCGCGCGGCGTCCCTCGCATGACACCCAAGACGTCCAAGACTTCGACATCGCAAAAGCTTGAGCTGGACGGCATCATGGCGACCACTACCGCCACCAGACTGGCCACCACGAACGGCCACTTGGCGCCTCCTCTGCCTGCGACGCCGACgggatggagctggcgcGACTTCAGCCGGAGCCCCAGTCCTCTGGGCCTCATCCCCATCCATCGACACTGGCGGACGTTTGTGCACAAGCATGAGGTCCCGCGCAAGGTCCTCCATGTCTCCatcggcttcttcgtcgtctggCTCTACAGCTCTGGCACTCAGACCAGCGCCGTGCCGCCATATCTGATGAGCGCGTTGATCCCAATCACAACGGTCGACTGGCTGCGGCACCGATACGCCTCCTTCAACCGGGTCTACGTCAAGGTGCTCGGCGCCCTTATGCGGGAAAGCGAGTACGCGGGCTGGAACGGCGTCATCTTCTACCTCCTCGGCGCATGGATCACTCTCTACTTCTTCCCCAAGGACGTTGGCGTCATAGCCGTCCTGCTACTCAGCTGGTGCGATACGGCCGCCAGCACATTCGGCCGACTCTGGGGAAAATATACCCCGAGGCTGCGCCGCGGCAAGTCCCTCGCCGGATCGCTGGCCGCCTTCATTGTTGGCGTGGCCACTTCCTACCTCTGGTACGGATGGCTCGTCCCCACCATCGGACCCATGCCCGGTGACGAGAATTTCATGTTCAAGGGcactctctctctgccaCAGGCATTCACTGAGGCAGTCGGCCTGCCAGAGAGCTTGGCCTCTGTCTCTGGCCCTGTGGCTCTGGGCATCATGAGCGTCTGGTCTGGCTTTGTCGCCTCGGCCAGTGAGGTGGCTGACCTGTTCGGATGGGACGATAACCTGACGATCCCAGTGCTTAGCGGACTCGGCATCTGGGGATTCCTTAAACTGTTTGGCTAG
- a CDS encoding uncharacterized protein (BUSCO:EOG092D13G3) has product MGFKQMTPVQAATLPQFLGNKDVVVEAVTGSGKTLAFLIPIVQRLLRLAEPTKKHHVSAIVISPTRELAAQIHTVLLSLLEFHAPSAEILPHLKGEDKRPSSAVPAIVPQLLVGGTTTPAQDLSYFVRHSPNLLISSPGRLVELLASPHVHIDQSFEALVLDEADRLLDLGFKQDLQTILSHLPKQRRTGLFSASVSEAVGEIIRVGLRNPVKIEVKVKMKDGGGIVEDRKIPASLQMSYLVTPASQKLPALAQLLERLPIRPLKSIVFLSTCAAVDYFQHTLPQILPEGFSLVPLHGKHPAKVREKNFGRFLSSVSPTILLTTDLAARGLDIPQVDLVVQIDAPSDPKVFIHRSGRAGRAGRKGLAVVMLHPGHEEDYARFLEIRQTPITPLLKPSISVTEDGARDATSKIRTLLQSDRAIHDKAQKAFVSWVRSYAAHQATSIFRVSDLDWADLGNAWGLLRLPRMPELRTWNGDKMLGVEMDWDEFAYKDKAREQARREAMAADTSGETAKRAADAKRKRKNNEAWSGKQEQEEHRTERREKRHKKTEAKKLATMTDDEKVKQAELNDLIRRVREENLAKAAKEDEEFEGFD; this is encoded by the exons ATGGGATTTAAGCAGATGACACCAGTGCAGGCTGCGACTCTGCCTCAGTTTCTGGGGAACAAAGATGTGGTAGTTGAG GCTGTTACTGGTAGTGGAAAGACATTAGCCTTCTTGATTCCCATTGTACAACGATTATTGCGCCTCGCAGAGCCCACAAAGAAGCACCATGTCAGCGCAATCGTCATCTCACCTACCAGAGAGCTCGCCGCCCAGATCCATACggtcctcctctccctcctcgaGTTCCATGCGCCATCTGCCGAGATTCTACCACACCTCAAAGGCGAAGACAAGAGGCCTAGCAGCGCAGTGCCTGCCATTGTTCCCCAATTGCTAGTCGGAGGAACCACCACGCCCGCGCAAGATCTCAGCTACTTCGTCCGACACAGTCCGAATCTTCTCATATCCTCCCCAGGCCGTCTCGTCGAGTTGCTGGCCTCGCCCCATGTCCACATCGACCAGTCCTTCGAAGCACTTGTCCTCGACGAGGCTGATCGACTGCTTGATCTCGGCTTCAAGCAGGACCTCCAAACGATTCTTTCACATCTTCCCAAGCAGAGGCGGACGGGCCTATTCAGTGCCAGTGTCAGTGAAGCTGTTGGCGAGATTATCCGCGTCGGGTTGCGCAACCCGGTGAAGATTGAAGTcaaggtgaagatgaaggatggTGGTGGAATTGTGGAAGACAGAAAGATTCCTGCAAGTCTTCAAATGTCATATCTGGTTACTCCGGCTAGCCAGAAGCTGCCTGCCTTAGCGCAGTTGCTGGAACGCCTACCTATACGGCCTCTCAAGAGCATTGTCTTTCTGTCTACTTGCGCCGCCGTAGACTACTTTCAACACACTCTTCCTCAAATATTGCCCGAAGGCTTTTCGCTAGTACCTCTACATGGCAAGCATCCAGCTAAAGTACGCGAAAAGAACTTTGGCCGCTTTTTATCTTCGGTGTCTCCTACAATTTTATTGACAACAGACTTGGCCGCTCGCGGTTTGGACATCCCGCAGGTTGATTTGGTTGTTCAGATTGATGCCCCATCCGACCCCAAAGTATTCATACACAGAAGTGGAAGAGCTGGTCGTGCAGGCAGAAAAGGCCTGGCCGTGGTCATGCTGCACCCAGGACACGAGGAAGACTACGCCAGATTCCTAGAGATTCGCCAAACCCCAATCACACCACTATTAAAACCTTCAATCTCCGTGACAGAAGATGGAGCCCGAGATGCGACATCAAAAATCCGGACACTACTTCAATCAGACAGAGCGATCCACGATAAAGCCCAGAAAGCTTTTGTTAGCTGGGTACGAAGTTATGCAGCGCATCAAGCGACATCCATTTTCAGAGTTAGCGATCTGGATTGGGCAGATCTTGGAAACGCATGGGGGCTTCTTCGCCTGCCCAGGATGCCCGAGCTGAGAACTTGGAACGGAGACAAGATGCTGGGGGTTGAAATGGACTGGGATGAATTTGCCTACAAGGACAAGGCACGGGAGCAGGCCAGACGagaggccatggcagctGATACGAGCGGAGAGACGGCAAAGAGAGCTGCTGATGCCAAgcggaagaggaagaacaaCGAGGCCTGGAGCGGAAAGCAAGAGCAGGAAGAGCACCGGACCGAGAGACGCGAGAAACGGCACAAGAAGACGGAGGCTAAGAAGCTGGCAACGATGACGGATGATGAGAAGGTCAAGCAGGCTGAGCTGAACGACTTGATCCGGAGAGTCAGGGAAGAGAATCTGGCGAAAGCAGCaaaggaagatgaagagtttgAAGGGTTTGATTAG